TCACAAATTTTTTCATAAGATGATAAAAGCATTCTCTTTGCTTTGCATTTGGAAAAATATTCTTCACTGCATTCTCTAAACCCTTACAAGCATCTGAACAAATAGCAaggtgtcacaccctaaaatatttaattttaggatgtgaatgtcttttagaatatgttcatccatctttaggggttttgaaaattttccaGATTTTTGTAGCAATTATTCTTTTTTTTCTAGAGataaatccatttattggaaagttctaaaatctttttctcatatttcaagtattttatttggattcctggTGTCCCAAATTATCTCCAGAGTTTTCCTCGTAATTTTTAGGATTCTTCTTGATATAttttttgtggtttaaaagatttatctggacttttctagatttattttaagcctaaaaatatgtttttggaaatgaattattttcttttcctctcGAGCTCGACTCATTTCAATTTTGGTCCAATTCGCCCCAATATCCGAGAACCGTGCCATGTGCAAGCTTGAGCTTGACCATCATCACGGTTTCATCATTTGTCGCGTTTTGCCAACAAAAAGTAAATCAAAAACTTCTCCTTGACGTACCTAAGCAAACCCCCTCGTTCCCCCCTTTCCCATCCTTCCTGAAGTTTAAATGCTCATCGTAGACAGACCGAGCTGCTTCATCGCTATTCGTTCTTCCCCTATCCTCTCCGACACCGTAAGATGCCCATCGAGTTCCCCATTCTCTAATATGTCCTTGATCAATTCACGCTCGAAACAGAGCCGTAGCCCGACTTTGTTGTTTTTCGATCATGGTCCAATGTCGTAAGTGTTAGCTCTGGCGACCTACGTCGCCGCTGCATGACCTTGGCCTGACTTGGCCACACCTAAACCTGATCTGACCCAGATTGGCCACCACCGTCCCCATCCTCTCTTTTCATTCCTCGACATGGCAGCTATGTCATGCCAAACTCAACTTTCTTGTGCGTGCGTGCTAGGACTCATTGATCGAGTCCGATCTGGCCACACATGCCCGACCTTATCATTTTCTTGTATGTCACCTGCAGGCCAAGCTAGCTGTATAGAATGTGCCGTTTTGGTTTCATTCGAGACTGGATGGCCCATGTTGCTTGTCTCTGTGTGTGCGTCACGCAAGCCCAGCAATCCGTGCCGTATAAAAAGTTTTAGTGTGCTCGATCCATCTTTTGTTAGTGCTGGTGAATGACCCGTTCAATTCGGCCAGCTTGCTTCTCTTGTCGGTCCTCACACGAACCTTTTTCGTCGCATAATCCAACATGCTCGGCTACTCTAGTACCTTTTTACTTCCATAATCCAACTTGCTTGGCTACTCTCGTCCCGATATGAAGCCATTTCCTCCtttttcctctcccttcctcgctTTTTCTCATTGAATTGTGGGACCCACCATTCAGCTCCATCTTGTTTCTCCCGTGGATAATGTGGACTCAAGAAGAGTCCAAGCCGTGCACGCTGCCGTTCTGGTCGTGCACAGCACGCCAAGCCGGTTGCTCCAGAACTATAAATCACCAGCGGCCAAGCCCTCTGCGACCTCCCCCTGCATCGCCGGCCCTAGCCCTCCCATCGAACCCCTTGCTGCTCGCGCTCACTCCTCCTCCCAGCTTCAAAACTAACGCCGCCACCAGCCTCTGCACTTGCACCCCTTCTGCTCACGCTTGCGACCCCATGCCCGTGCCCTGCTCTACTGCCGCCAGTCCTCATGCTTGCGGCCGCACGCCTATGCCTCTCcctacgccgccgccgctgtcgctAGGTCTGCTCGCCATGAACAGAATGCCGCCCTCATCGTTCTCCTCGAAACGACCACCGGCGCCTCCGTCCCGATCAAATTCCAGCCACCACGGTGCTCTTTTGCAATGGGTAAGCGGTAAAACGGATTCCCCTCGACCTCCTCTCTCAATTCCCCTGCTCCCCGCGCTCTCTCATGCCCTAAATCGTCCGAATTTTGGCCAGCAGCAAACTCCGTTCTACCAGCCATGGAGGTGCTCGTGGATTTGCAGATTATTCCATGAAGAAACATGCAATTTCTGCTATTTTTCTTGTGTCTTGCATATTCTGTAGAAAATCCCCTGAAAAAGTTAGATCTTTTCAGTCCAGCCCCACCCCTATTcttttttagatctaaccccAACCTTTGCTGAATTTACAAGCTCAGTTTTCTGAGTCTTGCAAAAATCAGCACCAAGCCCTCGCAGTCTATAGTCAATCGCAACTAGGTCCCTGCAATCTTGTTTCTTCCATAGTTCAcacgttttagatccgttttgaccCGTTCTTATTGTGTTACTCTTGTTTTAGCgtaagctatcatttagtagtgtTATTGTATCATAGTCCTAGTTTGAAAATTAAATAtaaatttaatttgattaatgttctctcatctagtttttctaaataaaatccaattaagtctttacatCATTTTTTATAATCAATGTTAACTTGATTAATACCAACTTAAATATATTTTCAGttataatttgttagttcaaCAAAAATCATAAAGTCATgcatttagatgctctcacgGGTTCCTTTCAAtgttaattgtttaattagtaTAATATGTACAAAGACAATTAtaaaataaaatttgactaagtccGCTTTTACAAATGCAAAATATAACATGATTTAATTATAATTTTGGATGTTTCCTTCAAATGTCCTTTACAtttgttttataaataaaataaataaagtttATAATTGTTTGTTTTCTTTTATAAGACAAATCTTTCGATAACCGTTTCTTTTCAACCGTAGCTCCGTCTTCCGcatttcttgcgctctcgtgataGTAGCAACGGGTCCTATTCCTTAGTACGCTCTTTTCAAAGCTTTCCTTAGTTATtcttatttgtttgtttgttgttgtacttgggcccgatgcttgtgtgacgttagaaggaatGCAAttcaagagctttgaagattaagtgtttcaagaacaagagttgacgACACTAAGCAGCTATTCTTCGATTGAAAAGCAAGTGTTTCCTtaatcattcttttatcctaataatcataataaatacaactttctttatgcatgcatgtgtcttaacctgatggatcctaattaaggataagcttagtctttatgatcattcatTGTCAACCTAGTTTTTTATCTTCCTGTTgggtagctatgctagttgcttataCTCTTGGGATACGGTTGGTTACCTAAACAATGATATACATGTTTTACTTCATGTTCATGGGTAATTTTTGTTGTTAATTATAAGATCATatgtttaattggaacatggagaaccacccaggaaaacagtgcaactacaatactatatggctctgatcttggctgattaattaggAACATTAGCTTATgacaatcttaccgaaagggcaagaggggttgcattgttGAGGTATAtcttggtcctcttgaggttaTGATATGGttctggttaaggcgtcttcctcattagggagagttatgatcgctttgacttgaaactttAGCGggttgtcataagttaggggatCTTTGTAAaagtctcgtagtgaatcccttgccactcaccatggaagtgtttaagaggctagctacttCGGGCATgttgggagacacgaattgtgggtatagagtgaaaactgatatatcagccgtgctcacggttaagagtggtTTGGACCTTCACATGATTAAtcatgattaatgaacttgaagatgaattaaatcgtagaccatgtttatggttttgGATATACTTTTGCAACATTCATTCCTTAATGTggattttggtatgaacttataccttagtaatcaggtgctaataaaaacttgaccaactaaaattgcttatcgcagtaatccagtcagcctttccttgcttttggccttcatgtcatataatacCCAAtatttgctgagtaccaaccataagtataCCCACGCTTGTTATAATGCCTGATCAGAAGAGAAAGTTGTTGTGAAGTCTTTtcaagatgatgctgagttctagatGTACGCAACCCCCAGtcaattgcctgtgaagtttgaagcCTTCGTTTCatggataagctgtataactctgataatatttatagtcttttagttctcttttcgtgatactttTACTGATTATTcattgatgaagtcactatatgtatgaaaTTTGATCTTggtatacatatagttatgcactcggttttgtccttaaaaccgggtgtgacataaaGAGTGGAGGATCACCTATTGCCTTCTTTAATTGTTGCAAGGACCAAGTCCAGTTGTCTTGTGTTACAGAAGCTATGAAGCCATAAGCAACTGGATACATCCAGTTGTGACCATCCACTCCTACAGCTGCGGCTAAATCGCCATTCCACCTTCCATTAAGTGTTGTAGCATCTATGCTCAAATGAGGCCTACAACCTTCCAAGAAACCATCAATGCATAGTTTAAGAACACAGAAAAAATGATAGAAATACATTTTACCACCATCTTCAAGTAGCTCAATCTCCACAACACTCCCAGGGCACCTCTTAAGTAACTCGGCCTTCCACCTGAACAATCATTCAAAACTCTTCCGATTTATCATAAACCTTAGCAAGAGCTTTTTCTTTGCCCCGCTGTACAATATCATGTGGAATTGAGACCTTGTGTTCACTCTGCAACTTCTCCTACAATTACTTAGCACCAATTTTTGGATGATCTCTAAGGATATCCACAGCCTTCTAGCTACCCACTTCTGAGATGGAGTTTTAGTTTTGACCCTCATGGTAGACACACATGTATGGTGATCAACCAAAACTGTCACCTGCAAAGCACATAAATAATAGGAACCATATTAATTTTCCAAAAAAGAGAGAATCAATCAAAACAAATCGATTTATTCACCTCTACAGTGTTTTGTCCTTTATGTTTGGAGCCATTTATTTTCCAAGGGCAATCACCACTTGACTTGCAATAACACATATATCTCTTCGTATCTGACTTTTCTGTCCCTAATTCAAACTCCTTATTGATGGCAAATTGTCGCACTGCCATCTTGAACTCCACCATTGTTGGGTAGATTGTACCGACATCTTTTGTTGGGTTGTTCTTATCATATGAAATCACCATCTCACTTGGTACGGCATCACACTACACCAAAGCAGCTCAATTTCATGGGCCACATCTAATCTCGTCAGCCAAACGCAAGCCAACGAAAATAACAAACTTATTTCGTCGGCTTACACAAGCTGACGAAATTAAACGTGTTTTCGTCGGCCTGGCACGGGCCGACGAAACAAACTccatattttcatcggccaggCACGGGCCAACGAAACAAAGCAcatattttcatcggcctaGGAAgatctaatttcgtcggctcactctggccgatgaaaatatcgGTACCCTAAGTACCGGTCTCCCCTGGATTTGGTTGTCTTCTACatagcgccgcccccgccccagcgccccgccgccacagccgccgcggcggcccTGCGCCACAGGAACCACCCCCGCGGACCCCCTACTgccgccccgcggcccccgTCCCGCgcggccacccgccgccgccctgcggcCACGCGGCCGCCcctctgccccgccgccgccacctcgcgcggctccccgctgccgccccgcggtccccgccgccacccccgaGATCCCACGCCGCGGCAGCGCGACCCGCCACCGCCCCGAGGTCCCACGCCGCAGCCCCGAggcctgccgccgccccgcgggCCCCGCTGCCGCCCCGAGGTCCCACGCCGCGGCAACGCAGCCTGCCGACGCCCCGAGGTCCCACGCCGTGGCCcgaggcccgccgccgcccccgaggcCCCACGCCATGCCCCAGCAGCCTGCTCCCGCCCCGAGGTCCCACGCGCGGCCCCGAggcccgccgccacccccgAGGCCCCACGCAGTGCCCCCGCGGCCCGCCACCATCCCGCAggccccgccgccacccccgaGGTCCCACGCGCGGCCCTGTGGCCCTCTGCCACCCTGCAGGCCCCCGCCGCCAACCTCGAGGCCCCATGCCGTGCCCCCGTGGCCCACCGCCGCACCCGAGATCCCACGCCACGGCCCCGCGGCCCGCTGCCGCCCCAcaagcccccgccgccgcccccaagGCCCAACGCCGTGCCCCGCGGCCCACCGCCACCCACAGGTATGCCTGCCCATTCTTTTTTCCTGCTAGTTTCGAACTGATCGAATAACTATTAAACTTAGTGATGCATTTTTGTCCCAGAAACTGTAttactctaaaaatatttgtgttacgtttgcttgataatttttgtTTGCTTAGTATCGTTAATGAAGTAACATTCTCACTTTCATtatgaagtagctagtttgagaaaatgagagacgatcgaagttggatgtatgatggttAGACAAGTAACAGAATGCCTACACAagagtggatggtcaacacacaagcttttgttgatcatgtatttttcttgtctcctggcggtggtttggcaaggtgtccatgtaacaagtgttagaattgttctcgtcaagtcaagattgatatggagcgtTACTATGCAAGTTTGATTTCATGCCAAATTATGAGAGATGGTACGAGCATGGGGAGTCACAGGAGCAGGAGCCATACAACCTAGTTGATAGCTTTGAGGAAAATgaagataggatggatgcaatgatggataattttgtccaacaggttgagaatgctgctgaggtaccggaatattttggtctgcttgcgtcatcaaaagaaccattacaTGGGGCCACTACTTTATCACAGCTTGCTGCTGTGACACGGTTAATGGATATAAAGTCCAAGTGCAACTTTTCAGTAAGTTGttacaatgatcttgttgacttaattttggacatgcttccgaaacctcacaagttaccgaaagacttttactactcaaagaagcTGTTAGCTGGTTTAGGGACGCTGTATCAGAAAATCCATGTGTGTGAGAACAATTGCATATTATTTTGGAAGAACAATGAAAATCTCAAGTATTGTTCATTTTGTAAGAAGTGCATATACAAGAAGGTGGTGAACATAGATGGAAGTGTGCAGATAACAAGTGTGCTCGTTAAGGTGTTACGGTACCTACCTTTGAAACCAAGTCTTCAACGGTTCTACCTATCTCAGAAGActgcaaaacatatgagatggcacaaagaggAAATTTGTAATAGTACAGGATGCATGGCCCATCCATCTGATGGTACGGTTTGGAAGGCCCTCGACCATTATGATCCAAGTTTTGCAAGTGACCCCCGGAATATGCGTGTTGGGTTGGCCACTGATGGCTTCACTCCCTTTAACTCAAATGCTGCCCCCTACTCATGTTGGCCAGTGATTACAGTTCCATACAATCTTCCACTGtcattatgcatgaaagatGAGTATGTGTTCTTCACGCTCATTATACCTGGGCCTGACAATTCCGGTAAGCGTTTGAACATGTTCGTGCAACCATTGATTGATGAGCTGCATGACTTGTGGAATGGAGTTAGGATGTCTGACAGCAGTAGGAAGGAATACTTCAATATGCAAGTAGCATTTCTTTTGTCTATTCATGATTTCCCTGCATATGGAATATTCTCAGGATGGAGCACACACGGTCGTCTATGTTGTCCGGTATGCATTGGTGATACAGATGCTTTTCGTTTGAAATATGGTGGCAAATTCTGCTTTTTTGACTGTCACCGTCGTTTCTTGTCTCATGATCACTCGTTCAGGAGTCAAAGAGATATCTTTTGCAAGGACACAATCGTTACTAAGTGTCCACCCAAGCATTTGACCGGTTAGGAGATTGTAGCAAGCCATTGTTGGTTAATTGCCACAGATGATGGGTTTGAAGGGGTCAAAGAAGAGCATAATTGGACTCATATAGCTGCCATTTGGAGCCTTCCTTATGCTACTGCTCTGATCCTTCCACATAAtttagatgtaatgcatcaagagTGCAATGTTGCAGAAAGTATAATTAGTATGGTTTTTGATTTCAAAGATAAGATTAAAGATAATTTCAAAGCTCGGCAAGACTTAGCTGAAATATATGTTCGGCCAACCCTTAATATAAGACCCAATCAAGCTGGCCATATGGGGAAGCCATGTGCTAAGTATTATCTTTAGCCtgcggagaggaaagaggttcttttgtggctgaagaaccttaaatttcctgatggatatgcagctaatctgaaacGGGCGGTGAATATTGTAAATGGAAAAATGAATGGTTTGAAGAGTCACGATTACCATATCATCATGGAAAGGTTGTTGCCTGTGATGCGTGGGTACCTCCCTGAAGAAATTTGGATAATGTTGGCCGAGTTAAGTTTTTTCTACAGGCATTATGTGCAAAAGAAATTAACAAGAATACAATGAGAAAACTGAGTAAGGAAATATCTGTCTTAGTATGTAAGATGGAGAAGGTGTTCCCCCCGGGTTTCATGAATGTAATGCAACACTTGTTAGTGCATTTGCATTATGAAGCTGAGGTGGGTGGCCCCGTATAATACAGGTGGATGTACTTTGTTGAACGAGACTTAAAGAGGCTTAAAGCAACCATCAGAAATAAAACACGAGTGGAGGGATGCATTGCCGAGGCATTCTATCTTAAGGAGATCACACACTACATGAGCACATATTTTGCAGAAGAAAATAATATTAATGCTCATACACCGTGCTACCACACCTCGAATGAGACACCGAGGATCAATCTCAAGTTGTTTCAGTGGACTAGCAAGGCCGTCGGTGCTAGTTTGGTCTATGAAATGTGCATACAAGAATGGAACATAGCATTGTTGTATATGTACACAAATATGGAGGAGATGGACAAATATTTCGTGTAAGTACCATCATATATCTCATATGTGATTCATGTTTAGCGATGTACTTGTGCTAAATAAATAATATGTAGGTTGTTTGATCAAGAACAATGGAGATATGCACGACAATCAACTGCTAAACAGCTTGAAACCTTACGGCGTGAGCGTTTACGTGGTGATCCCAATTTTGTCACATGGTTTAGAAAACATGTAAGCATCCTTACTCTAACTACCTTATTTATATAACTCATTATGAgttaacaaaattttaaaacttgtagtgcatgaaggatagcagtgtccatgatgatctaagacagctttcacatGGAAGCAC
The Panicum hallii strain FIL2 chromosome 6, PHallii_v3.1, whole genome shotgun sequence genome window above contains:
- the LOC112898236 gene encoding acanthoscurrin-1-like; amino-acid sequence: MGRHTCGWRWAAGHGVGPWGRRRGLVGRQRAAGPWRGISGAAVGHGGTAWGLEVGGGGLQGGRGPQGRAWDLGGGGGACGMVAGRGGTAWGLGGGGGPRGRAWDLGAGAGCWGMAWGLGGGGGPRATAWDLGASAGCVAAAWDLGAAAGPAGRRQASGLRRGTSGRWRVALPRRDSFG